The Pseudoxanthomonas suwonensis sequence AAAAGGGCGGTCCGTCGGGTTGCGTCCGTCGGATCGCCCATGACGAAGACACTCTGTGGCGCCCCCGTCGTCGTCATTGTCCGCGGCGAAACCTTCCACCGTCAAGCGTTCGCTCGCCGGATAAGCCCGGGTGTCGCCTTGTCACGCCTTGTCACGCGTGAACAGGGAGTTTCCCATGGCCAATACGCCCGAAATTGAGACATCGGCACCACCGACTGCGCCGCACGCGAAGCGTGGTGCCGCGGTTATGCGGGTGAAGAAAGGAGTACTGGTGGTGTGCGAAGGGCGCGCCGCCAAGGTGTTGGCGATCGTCTCTGCATCGCAAATCTGGGTCAGCTACTTGGGCACCGACGACCACCAGTGGGTCAGTCTCGAGGCGCTGTCGCCGTACGAAGAATCTGACCCGTCCACGCCGGCTCCGGCTGAAGTTAGAGTCGAAGACGACCTCGAGTTCGAACGCGCCGCCGAATGGACACGGATCTTCGATCGCTACATGGACTGTCCGGCGCTTCCGCCTGACGTTAAGGAACAAATCGGGAAAGAGATGGGAGTCAGTCGGCGCACAGTAGAGCGCCACTTCAATTTGTACCAATTCGATCCTAGCGCTCGCAGCCAACTTCCGTGCAAGTCGGGCCCGGAGAAGGGCACTTCTCATCTGGGCAAGGCCAAGCTGGCGATTGTCGACAAGGCGATCGAGGAACGGTATCGCGTAGAAGAGCGAGGCTCTATTCAGGCCACCACCGATTTGGCGGGAGCGCGTTGCGCTGCCGCGGGTCTGGAGGCACCCTGCTACAACACTGTGCTGGCGCGCATCAAGACTCTGGACCGCTGGAAGCTGGCGCGCGAACGCCACGGTCGTGTTCGTGGCGATGCCAAGGCCGGTCCCGCCGGTTCCGGAATCCCGGGCAAGAGTGACATTAAGCCGCTTGACTTCGTGCAGATGGACCACGCGATCGTCGACGTGATCGTGGTCGACCCTGAGACGCGCGAAGAAATAGGACGGCCCTGGATCACGCTGGCCATCGATATCGCCACTCGCTGTATCCTCGGCTTCTACCTGACCTTCGACGCCCCTTCGCAAACAAGCGTCGCGATCACGCTTGAGCAGTGCTGCCTGCCCAAGGATGCGTGGCTGAAGGGCTTGGGTGTCTCCGATCCATGGCTGCCCTTCGGTCTGATGAAGGTTATCGGCTGGGATAACGCCAAATGTTTCCGCAATACCAATCTAATCAATGCGTGTCGCGAGCATGACATTAATCCCCGCTATCGGAAGGTGCGTAATCCGGTCCACGGCGCCCACATCGAACGCGTAATCGGCACCTACATGGGGCGCATCCACCTAATCAAGGGAACGACCTTCTCGAACACAAAGGATCGCGAGGACTACAAGAGCGGAAAGAAGGCCATCATGACCTTGCAAGAGCTCGAGCTATGGACGATTCACGAGATCAACGGCCGCTACCACAACACCGAGCACGGTGGCCTGGAGCGTACGCCGCTAGAGGCTTGGAACGAGGCTTGGATGCAGGACGGGGTGACTCGGCTTCCTCCCATCCCCGCGGACCGGCGTGATTTTCGACTTTCCTTGTTCCCCCGCATCCAGCGCACGGCAGGACGCGAGGGCATTCAGCGCTTCAATATAAAGTATTGGGACGAAGGCCTGATTCCTCTGATTGGGGATAAGCGCAAGTTTTGGGTGGCCCACGATCCACGCAATATCAGCCGCGTCTACGTGCTGGTAGGAAGTACTTGGATTGACGTTCCCTGGCGCGATCGCACCCGTGCACCCATTGCCTTGTGGGAGTGGGTGCGCGCCAAGCGAGAGCTACGCAAGAGGCACAACGGCCCGGTCAGTAACGCCGCGGCCTTCAAGCACATCGAGGCTCAGCGCGAAATCGAGAAGAAGGCTGCGAAAAAAACGCGCCAGCAGCGGCGTGACCAACAACGTCGCCCCGAAGACGACCGACCCAAGGCCAGGGTTCACGCCGTGGACTATGGTGACGCCCCAGTACTGCTTTCCAACCCTCTGGCAGGACGGCCATGACCACCGCCCCCACTGATCTCTCAGACGCGGCCCGTGCATTGCTGCAAGCCACGACAATGCAAAAGGTCGACTGGATTTTGGCCGATGCTTGGGTGCACACACCCACGACGACTATCGCTTTTCAGTGGATGGCGTACATGCATCGCTGTGGCGTGGTGATGCGGCCGCCCTGCCTGCACCTTATCGCCGAAGGCGGCATGGGAAAGACGGCCGTACTGCTGGCTTACACCGAACTGCATCCGGTACAACAAACGCCGGACGATCCGCTTCGGCTTCAGCGCCCAATCGTCTACGTCGAATGCAAGCCAGAGCACCAAGGGGAGCGGGGCGTACGGCACGCGATTCTGAAGGCCTGCTGGCCTAGCGCCACGCACATTAGGGGTACGGAGGAGGAGGTCGATTCCACGCTGCGCGCGCAGGGGGTGCGCATGCTGTTGCTTGACGAGTTCGGCGAGCTGACCAAGGCCGGCGCAGCCAGCCATCGGCGTGCATTGTCGGAACTCAAGCGCCTCAGCAATACCGCACGTGTCGGGATCGTGGCCGCCACGGTGACCAACTTGGCACATGTGCTCGACGTGGATCAACAGTTTGCCAGCCGCTTCAAGCGCAAGATCACCATCTCGCCTTGGGCGCTGTCGAACGACCTGCGCAACTTCGTCTACGGTCTGCAGCGCAACCTGCCATTCCCGGAGCGCTCGCAGCTGGACGATCGCCAGTGCCTGCCGTTGATCGCCCAGCACAGCGAGGGAAATACCAAGGAAATTGTCGAGGTGATCCGACTGGCGGCACTGCATGCGCTTGAAG is a genomic window containing:
- a CDS encoding Mu transposase C-terminal domain-containing protein produces the protein MANTPEIETSAPPTAPHAKRGAAVMRVKKGVLVVCEGRAAKVLAIVSASQIWVSYLGTDDHQWVSLEALSPYEESDPSTPAPAEVRVEDDLEFERAAEWTRIFDRYMDCPALPPDVKEQIGKEMGVSRRTVERHFNLYQFDPSARSQLPCKSGPEKGTSHLGKAKLAIVDKAIEERYRVEERGSIQATTDLAGARCAAAGLEAPCYNTVLARIKTLDRWKLARERHGRVRGDAKAGPAGSGIPGKSDIKPLDFVQMDHAIVDVIVVDPETREEIGRPWITLAIDIATRCILGFYLTFDAPSQTSVAITLEQCCLPKDAWLKGLGVSDPWLPFGLMKVIGWDNAKCFRNTNLINACREHDINPRYRKVRNPVHGAHIERVIGTYMGRIHLIKGTTFSNTKDREDYKSGKKAIMTLQELELWTIHEINGRYHNTEHGGLERTPLEAWNEAWMQDGVTRLPPIPADRRDFRLSLFPRIQRTAGREGIQRFNIKYWDEGLIPLIGDKRKFWVAHDPRNISRVYVLVGSTWIDVPWRDRTRAPIALWEWVRAKRELRKRHNGPVSNAAAFKHIEAQREIEKKAAKKTRQQRRDQQRRPEDDRPKARVHAVDYGDAPVLLSNPLAGRP
- a CDS encoding TniB family NTP-binding protein, with amino-acid sequence MTTAPTDLSDAARALLQATTMQKVDWILADAWVHTPTTTIAFQWMAYMHRCGVVMRPPCLHLIAEGGMGKTAVLLAYTELHPVQQTPDDPLRLQRPIVYVECKPEHQGERGVRHAILKACWPSATHIRGTEEEVDSTLRAQGVRMLLLDEFGELTKAGAASHRRALSELKRLSNTARVGIVAATVTNLAHVLDVDQQFASRFKRKITISPWALSNDLRNFVYGLQRNLPFPERSQLDDRQCLPLIAQHSEGNTKEIVEVIRLAALHALEADAAHISHDSLVLAIESPTPPSVALRRVA